One Flavobacterium sp. 90 DNA segment encodes these proteins:
- a CDS encoding starch-binding protein, with product MKKTLLLLYALLIPFAFLQAQVNTSYLWHLHQPTYWGDISKKNPNRYQIVKESQDLKVSGANNDKNGLAHPTNNLEEIFGTGDRVAAYQFAPKNAINSIRDLSKAGAQITYGGSLMENVNELAQANQWGYSNSWTQNIKDAKGWKTSGGFPRMEVVSFTMHHALSPLLSDEALKKEIKAHQYYSAQLFGSHDSKGYWPAECAFSERIIKTLTECGIEWSVIANSHLSRTLADYPIKYGSGGTMCDVPNKADQVETTGNTWFSAQKDARGGQFAVPYSYLPYKAKYVDPETAQEYKITVVPMADYESYEDGYATIGTSLIAPIVAKASTSPRPPLVLFAHDGDNAWGGGSSYYNESVTGFSHASAANGNIPTTIPQYLQDNPVPESAVVHVEDGAWVNADGDFGHPQFTNWLWPFFDPVTKKFNPNGWTEDMMNQAITTAGENHAIMAEQLEGNNLRMSEIVNPTSAVSPAEKAWHFLMAGYDSGNAYYGLAEDLEIKTTLAVNRCVQFAKPTLDAHPGVDATKPSVFIPQRWPYNPGEKGYGAPYAYKDFLNSADFTVYTFAYDVSGIQRSELKYRVDVDGKNSLASNQNETYSGGAEVGSWVTLPMTERVFPKGNFTNNPQADLYMLPDVIANQYSAEIAGISEKLLDYYVEVTDKKGNVTKSKIQHVWVGKNLDVAPKIAFTPDTSNSTTAIDVTITATDSTDPKPKLYYTTDGSTPTLSSAFVESTKTLNIAQTTTVKAFAVDKDGNQSDIVTKTYTIGAIPEFTVYFKKPANWNSAVKIYYWLPTGTAPAVTYPGVAMTQDCGDWYKYTFPSTVTASNLLFNDGTLKTADLNATGGIKFYDGAWLASEPANRCSTVIAPDFTISQAGGSFTTGTTVNLTLTANVNTSTIYYTLDGTTPTTASASSVGSKTLAINSTTTLKAFVKNAAGTSSAVKTETYTFSTPTTFTVYFKKPTNWNSAVKIYYWSPTGTAPAVTYPGVAMTQDCGDWYTYTFPSTVSATNLLFNDGSLKTADLSTTAGIKFYDSAWLGAEPANRCPVIAPDFTNSKSGGTFTTGTTVNVVLTANQTTSTIYYTLDGTTPTTSSASAIGSKSFAFTANTTLKAFVVNTSGVSSAIKTEVYTFNAVPTLTVYFKPPTNWTGIPKVHYWNAVPSGSVANTTWPGVAMVADTNGFYKYTITGPTSINVIFNNGSSGSANQTADLLNKTDGYSYTWGSTTSKLIAAPTTEEESYAVRLFPNPVDNTLQVNSTIPITDYSIISAQGSIVQEGKSNTNTIDVSRLSTGLYFITIRLENGKETMQKIIKK from the coding sequence ATGAAAAAAACCTTACTTTTGCTTTATGCGTTACTAATTCCCTTTGCTTTTTTACAGGCACAGGTGAATACATCTTACTTATGGCACTTGCATCAACCCACGTATTGGGGAGATATCAGTAAAAAGAATCCGAACCGATATCAGATCGTAAAAGAGTCTCAGGATTTAAAAGTTTCCGGTGCTAATAATGACAAAAACGGACTGGCGCATCCTACAAATAATCTTGAAGAAATTTTTGGCACCGGTGATCGTGTTGCGGCTTATCAATTTGCACCAAAAAATGCTATTAATTCGATCAGGGATTTATCCAAAGCCGGAGCGCAAATCACGTACGGTGGTTCTTTGATGGAAAACGTCAACGAACTTGCTCAAGCCAATCAATGGGGATATTCTAATTCCTGGACGCAGAATATTAAAGATGCTAAAGGCTGGAAAACTTCGGGCGGATTTCCTCGTATGGAAGTTGTTTCGTTTACAATGCATCACGCACTTTCGCCACTTTTGAGCGATGAAGCTCTGAAAAAAGAAATTAAAGCGCATCAATATTACAGCGCTCAATTATTTGGTTCTCATGATTCTAAAGGATATTGGCCCGCAGAATGTGCTTTTTCTGAAAGGATTATTAAAACCTTGACAGAATGTGGTATAGAATGGTCTGTTATTGCAAATAGTCACTTGTCCAGAACACTTGCCGATTATCCAATAAAATATGGTTCTGGCGGTACAATGTGTGATGTTCCTAATAAGGCAGATCAGGTAGAAACTACCGGAAACACATGGTTTTCAGCTCAAAAAGATGCTCGTGGCGGTCAGTTTGCCGTGCCGTATTCTTATCTTCCGTACAAGGCAAAATATGTTGATCCGGAAACAGCTCAGGAATACAAAATTACTGTAGTTCCTATGGCTGATTATGAGAGTTATGAGGATGGATATGCCACAATTGGTACTTCGCTGATTGCTCCAATTGTTGCAAAAGCTTCGACTTCGCCAAGACCTCCTTTGGTATTATTTGCGCATGATGGCGATAATGCCTGGGGTGGAGGTTCTTCATATTACAACGAATCGGTTACGGGATTTTCGCATGCATCTGCAGCAAATGGAAATATTCCGACTACAATTCCGCAGTATTTACAAGATAATCCGGTTCCGGAATCGGCAGTTGTGCACGTTGAAGACGGAGCTTGGGTAAATGCCGATGGTGATTTTGGACATCCACAATTTACAAACTGGTTGTGGCCATTTTTTGATCCGGTTACGAAAAAATTCAATCCAAATGGCTGGACGGAAGATATGATGAATCAAGCGATTACAACTGCCGGAGAAAACCATGCAATCATGGCGGAGCAACTGGAAGGAAATAATCTTAGAATGAGCGAAATTGTAAATCCAACATCTGCTGTAAGTCCTGCCGAAAAAGCTTGGCATTTTTTAATGGCGGGTTACGATAGCGGAAATGCTTATTACGGTCTAGCCGAAGATTTAGAAATAAAAACAACTCTGGCCGTGAACCGATGTGTACAATTTGCAAAACCAACTTTGGATGCTCATCCTGGTGTAGATGCTACAAAACCGTCAGTTTTTATTCCGCAGCGATGGCCTTACAATCCGGGAGAAAAAGGATATGGAGCGCCTTATGCTTATAAAGATTTCCTGAATTCGGCAGATTTTACGGTTTATACTTTTGCTTATGATGTAAGCGGAATTCAAAGATCTGAATTGAAATATCGCGTTGATGTCGATGGAAAAAATAGTCTTGCCTCCAATCAAAATGAAACTTATTCTGGTGGTGCCGAAGTTGGAAGCTGGGTAACATTGCCAATGACAGAAAGAGTTTTCCCTAAAGGGAATTTCACTAACAATCCTCAAGCTGATTTGTACATGCTTCCTGATGTAATTGCCAATCAATATTCGGCTGAAATTGCTGGAATATCTGAGAAATTATTAGACTATTATGTTGAAGTTACCGATAAAAAAGGTAATGTGACTAAATCTAAAATTCAGCATGTTTGGGTTGGGAAAAATCTGGATGTTGCTCCAAAAATTGCTTTTACTCCAGATACCAGCAATTCTACAACGGCAATCGATGTAACAATTACAGCAACTGATAGCACAGATCCGAAACCAAAATTGTATTATACAACTGATGGTTCTACTCCTACTCTTTCGTCTGCTTTTGTTGAATCTACCAAAACGCTGAATATTGCACAAACTACAACTGTTAAAGCATTTGCGGTAGACAAAGACGGAAATCAATCTGATATTGTTACTAAAACTTATACGATTGGAGCGATTCCTGAATTCACGGTTTATTTTAAAAAACCTGCCAATTGGAACTCAGCTGTAAAAATATATTACTGGTTGCCAACCGGAACTGCTCCTGCGGTAACCTATCCTGGTGTAGCAATGACGCAGGATTGTGGCGATTGGTATAAATATACTTTCCCTTCTACAGTAACGGCTTCAAATTTATTATTTAATGACGGAACTTTAAAAACTGCCGACTTAAATGCTACTGGCGGAATTAAGTTTTATGACGGCGCCTGGTTAGCTTCCGAACCTGCAAACAGATGTTCAACTGTAATAGCGCCTGATTTTACAATTTCGCAAGCAGGCGGATCTTTTACAACCGGAACAACTGTAAACCTGACTTTGACAGCAAACGTAAACACTTCGACAATTTATTACACCTTAGACGGAACTACGCCTACAACTGCTTCGGCATCTTCTGTTGGTTCTAAAACATTGGCGATAAACAGTACAACTACGCTTAAAGCTTTTGTTAAAAATGCTGCAGGAACAAGTTCTGCCGTTAAAACTGAAACGTACACTTTTAGTACGCCAACTACTTTTACGGTTTACTTTAAAAAACCAACCAACTGGAATTCGGCAGTAAAAATATATTACTGGTCACCAACCGGAACTGCTCCTGCGGTAACCTATCCGGGAGTTGCAATGACTCAGGATTGCGGAGATTGGTATACCTATACTTTTCCGTCGACTGTAAGCGCAACAAATTTATTGTTTAATGACGGAAGCCTTAAAACTGCCGATTTGAGTACAACTGCAGGAATCAAATTCTACGATTCGGCTTGGTTGGGCGCAGAACCTGCCAATAGATGTCCTGTTATTGCTCCTGATTTTACAAATTCAAAATCAGGCGGAACTTTTACAACCGGAACTACCGTAAATGTTGTTTTGACAGCAAACCAAACAACTTCTACCATTTATTATACTTTAGACGGAACAACGCCAACTACAAGTTCAGCATCTGCAATTGGGTCTAAATCATTTGCTTTTACTGCAAATACAACTTTAAAAGCTTTTGTAGTTAATACAAGCGGAGTTTCTTCAGCAATAAAAACAGAAGTTTATACTTTTAATGCCGTTCCAACGCTTACGGTTTATTTTAAACCTCCAACAAACTGGACAGGAATTCCAAAAGTACATTATTGGAATGCTGTTCCATCCGGAAGTGTTGCCAATACAACCTGGCCGGGAGTTGCAATGGTTGCCGATACAAATGGTTTTTATAAATACACCATTACCGGACCAACATCGATAAATGTAATTTTTAATAATGGTTCAAGTGGTTCTGCAAATCAAACTGCCGATTTATTGAATAAAACAGATGGCTACTCTTATACTTGGGGTTCAACAACTTCTAAACTGATTGCCGCTCCAACAACCGAAGAAGAAAGTTATGCCGTTCGTTTATTCCCAAATCCTGTAGATAATACTTTGCAGGTAAACTCAACGATTCCGATAACGGATTATAGTATTATTTCGGCACAAGGAAGTATTGTTCAGGAAGGAAAATCGAATACCAATACCATCGATGTAAGTCGTTTGAGTACCGGACTTTATTTTATCACAATCCGATTGGAAAACGGAAAAGAAACCATGCAAAAAATTATTAAAAAATAA
- a CDS encoding aminotransferase class I/II-fold pyridoxal phosphate-dependent enzyme: MKNFNPADKIQDLQYFGEFGGVNPSISDSSTYTFLSAKTMFDTFEGNMEGCYLYSRHSSPSNLYLDQALAAMEGTETANVSASGMGAITPTLLQLCGAGDHIVSSRTIYGGTYAFLKNFTPRFGIETSFVDITKLDVVEAAITANTKVLYCETVSNPLLEVADIAGLAQIAKKHNLKLVVDNTFSPLSVSPAKLGADIVIHSLTKYINGSSDTVGGVTCASKEFINSLKNVNSGASMLLGPTMDSLRSASVMKNLRTLHIRIKQHSHNAHFLADQFENDGLKTVYPGLKSHPSHELYKTMINPEYGFGGMLTIDVGTLAKANELMELMQARNLGYLAVSLGFYKTLFSAPGTSTSSEIPLEEQHEMGLTDGLIRFSIGLDNDIQRTYEMMKQCMVELGIL, from the coding sequence ATGAAAAACTTTAATCCAGCTGATAAAATTCAGGACTTACAATATTTTGGGGAATTTGGGGGTGTGAATCCATCGATTTCTGATTCTTCGACTTATACATTTTTATCGGCAAAAACTATGTTCGATACTTTTGAAGGTAATATGGAAGGCTGTTATTTGTATTCGCGCCATTCTTCGCCAAGTAATTTGTATCTGGATCAAGCTTTGGCAGCGATGGAAGGAACGGAAACTGCAAATGTATCGGCATCAGGAATGGGCGCAATTACGCCTACATTATTACAATTGTGCGGCGCTGGCGATCATATCGTTTCAAGCAGAACAATTTATGGCGGAACTTATGCCTTTTTGAAGAATTTTACGCCTCGTTTTGGGATTGAAACAAGCTTTGTAGACATTACTAAACTTGATGTTGTTGAAGCTGCAATTACTGCAAACACGAAAGTTTTATACTGTGAAACAGTAAGTAATCCGTTATTAGAAGTTGCCGATATTGCTGGTTTGGCTCAAATTGCTAAAAAGCATAATCTGAAATTGGTTGTTGATAATACGTTTTCGCCGTTGTCGGTTTCTCCTGCAAAATTGGGTGCTGATATCGTGATTCATAGTTTGACAAAATACATTAACGGAAGCAGCGATACAGTTGGTGGCGTGACTTGTGCATCGAAAGAATTTATCAATTCGCTTAAAAATGTGAATTCTGGAGCGAGTATGCTTTTGGGACCAACTATGGATAGTTTGCGATCTGCTTCGGTGATGAAAAATCTTCGAACGCTTCATATTAGAATCAAACAACACAGTCATAATGCGCATTTTTTGGCAGATCAATTTGAAAATGATGGTTTAAAAACGGTTTATCCGGGATTAAAAAGCCATCCGAGTCATGAATTATACAAAACGATGATTAATCCGGAATATGGTTTTGGCGGAATGCTGACGATTGACGTTGGAACTTTGGCTAAAGCCAATGAATTAATGGAGTTGATGCAAGCGCGAAACCTTGGATATCTAGCGGTAAGTTTAGGATTCTACAAAACATTATTTAGCGCGCCCGGAACTTCGACTTCTAGTGAAATTCCGCTTGAAGAACAACACGAAATGGGATTGACGGATGGTTTAATTCGTTTCTCGATTGGTTTGGATAATGATATTCAGCGTACTTATGAAATGATGAAGCAATGCATGGTGGAACTTGGAATTTTATAG